A genome region from Conger conger chromosome 16, fConCon1.1, whole genome shotgun sequence includes the following:
- the LOC133114328 gene encoding tripartite motif-containing protein 16-like — MCPQKQLGVTQSKFQQRIQEREKELQDLRQAVQSLKRSAQAAVDDNERIFSEMIRSIERRCSEVKELIRDQEKAEVSRAEGLLERLEQEIAELRRRDAELEQLSHTEDHIHFLQSCQSLCAPPGPADLPSITVSPHVSFEAVRKSVSELKERLEDICKGELVKVSQSVKNVPTVEPRTREDFLQYSCQLTLDPNTVYKNLRLSEGNRVVTHVRESQSYPDHPERFDGTAQVLCREGLSGRCYWETEWSGDWVCLAMSYKHISRKEGQGHQCGLGNNNLSWSFYRALSSYFFRHNKVSTDIPVPPSSSRIGVYLDHRAGTLSFYSVSDTISLLHRVQTTFTQPLYPGYWVSLGSSVKLCDL; from the exons atgtgtccacagaagcagctgggggtaACACAGAGTAAgttccagcagagaatccaggagagagagaaggagctgcaggatctgaggcaggctgtgcagtcactcaag cgctctgcacaggCTGCAGTGGACGACAATGAGAGGATCTTTTctgagatgatccgctccattgagagaaggtgctctgaggtgaaagagctgatcagagatcaggagaaggctgaagtcagtcgggctgaaggactcctggagcgactggagcaggagattgctgagctgaggaggagagatgctgagctggagcagctttcacacacagaggaccacatacatttcctccag agctgtcagtctctctgtgcccctcctggacctgcagacttacccagcatcactgtcagtccacatgtgtcttttgaggctgtgaggaaatctgtctctgaactgAAAGAGCGACTGGAGGATATCTGCAAGGGGGAACTGGTCAAAGTTTCTCAATCAG tgaaaaACGTCCCTACTGTAgagcccaggaccagagaggatttcttacagt attcctgtcagctcacactggaccccaacacagtgTATAAAAACCTGCGTCTGTCAGAGGGGAACAGAGTGGTGACCcatgtgagagagagccagtcatatcctgatcatccagagagatttgatggCACGGCACAAGTCctgtgcagagagggtctgtctggacgctgttactgggagactgagtggagtggggatTGGGTTTGTTTAGCCATGTCATATAAACACATCAGCAGGAAAGAAGGACAGGGTCATCAGTGTGGTCTGGGAAATAATAACCTGTCCTGGAGTTTTTACCGCGCTCTCTCCAGTTACTTTTTCAGGCACAATAAAGTTAGCACTGATATCCctgtccccccctcctcctccagaataggagtgtacctggatcacagggcaggaactctgtccttctacagcgtctctgacacaatatccctcctgcacagagtccagaccacattcactcagcccctctatcctgggtaCTGGGTTAGTTTGGGAAgttctgtaaaactgtgtgatcttTGA